TCCCTTGCCGAACGCGACCAGGTCGGGCGCCGCGTCCACCCCGTCCCGCTCCGCCAGGCGCGACCAGGCGAAGAGCGCGCCCGTCCGCCCGAAGCCGGTGAGCACCTCGTCGGCGATCCAGAGCGCGCCCGCCTCGTCGCACCGCGCGCGGATCCGCGCGAGCCACCCCTTCGGAGGCACCGCCGCCGCGAGCCCGGCCGCGGGGACCGTCTCGGCCAAAAGCGCCGCCGCCGTCTCCGCCTCTTCGAGGGCCGTTTCCGCGCAGGCGAGGCCGCACGAGGGATAACTTAGTCCCCGGAAACAGCGCGCGCAGTGGGCGGCCGGGCCGAAGGCGCGCTCCGGAAGCCAGGGCTGGTAGGGCGAGCGCCGCGCCGGCCAGCCGGTCGCGTCGAGTGCGGCGAGCGTGGAGCCGTGGTAGTGGCCCGAGAGGGAAAGGATGGCGCGCCGGTCGGCGGCGCCGCGCTCGCGCTGCCACCACCAGGCGACCTTGATCGCGATCTCCACCGCTTCGCTTCCCGATGTGGCGAGAAGGACGCGCGTAAACGGCGGCCCGGCGGCCCGAAGCAGCTCCTCCCGGTAACGCGAGGCGGGTTCGCTGTCGAAGAGGGAGGGGCGGGCGTGCGGCAGGCTGGAGGCGGCCTCCGCCATCGCGGCGCTCAGGTCGGGACGCGTGTAGCCCAGCTGCATGCAGAAGGCGCCCGAGGTGGCGTCCAGGTATCGGCGCCCCTCGGAGTCCCAGACGCGCATCCCTTCGGCGCGGACCAGCTTCGGCCGCGGCGGATGCGGCGTGCGCGGGTGGCGCCTCGTGCTCACGTCGGGAGGATGCCAGCGAACGGCGCCGGATGCCAGCCCTCGCGGCGGCCGGGCCCTTTCCAGGTCGCCGGGCCCCGCCCGAAGGGACGAACCGCTAGCGCGAAGAGGCCTCGGACGAAGAGGTGGCGGTCACGCGCGCGGCCGCCTGCTCCAGCGCGGAGGCGCGCTCGTGCCCCAGGCGGAAGGCGGAGGCCAGCAGGAGGCAGCTCTCGGCGCGGGTGAGGCGATGGTCGGACCGGGCGAGCGCCTCGACTCCGGGATCCAGCCGTGCCGCGGGCGCGACCGGAACGACCACCGCGCGCTTCACGCGCCTGTGGGAGCGGCCGTGCATCGCCTTCGCGGCGCGGAGCGCCCGCGCGTACTCCGCCTCGGCGGCCTTCCGGCGCGCCGCGGTCTCCGCGAGCGCGGCGGCGCGCGCCTGGCGGTCGGCCCGCTCGGCGGCCTCGCCGCCGGCGAACACGCGATTGAAATCGGAGCTCAGCTCCTGCCGCTCGAACGAGGCGAGGTTCTGCCCGCGCGCGGCGGAGATGTCGAGACAGCGGAGCAGGAGCTCGAGCGCCTCGGAGCGGGTCAGGGCGTCGTCCGACCGTTCCGGGCCCTCCGCCTTCAGGACGGCCGTCCCGGCGGCGCCGAACAGGGAGGCAAGCGCCCGGCAGAAGTCGCCCCGCGTGATCGCGTCGTCGGGTTCGAAGCGGCTCCCCTCGCCCGCCAGGATGCCGTCGCGGCAGGCGGCCAGGGCGTAGCGCGTTTCCCACCCGCGCGGATCCAGGTCCTCGAAGCGGCGGACGTGATGCTCCAGAAACGCGACCGGGTCGACCGTGGCGAGCAGCGCGAAGGTGCGGTCCTGGACGGTCGCGTTCTCCGCTTCCTCGGGGTCGAAGTCGTCGCCGGCCGAGGGGGCGGGCTCGGCGCTTCGGATCTCGAGGTGGAGGTGGGGCGACGAGGCGCGTCCGGTGTTTCCGACCTGCGCGATGACCTGGCCCGCGGCGACCGCGTCGCCCCCGCGGACCCGGATCGAGCCGGACTTCAGGTGGCCGTAGAGCGAATGCACGATCTGTCCGTCGGGGAGCGTGTGGCGGATCACGACGTAGTTGCCCCATCCCGTGCGCCACCGCGTCGTGGTCCGGTACCGCGTCACCCACCGGGTCACCCGCTTCCTCTTCACGACCCGGGTCACCTTGACGTTCTTCGCGCTCCGCTCCCGGATCATCGCCCGCGCATCGGCCACCACGACGACCCCCGAAGCGACCGCGCGGACGGGCGATCCGCCGTGTCCGCACGAAAGATCCACCCCCTGGTGGGTGCGCTGCCCGTGCTTTCCGTCGCGCACGACGAGATAGGAATCGGAGATGGTGAAGCCCGCGGACTCGCCCGGATGGGCTT
This region of Candidatus Binatia bacterium genomic DNA includes:
- a CDS encoding peptidoglycan DD-metalloendopeptidase family protein, with the protein product MPPARRTRTPAARDRGRGTPSRVTLRAALILVAASVGFAACVPPAALAADHAASSNAASRAEPIAGAFVYPVGDELDFTQAHPGESAGFTISDSYLVVRDGKHGQRTHQGVDLSCGHGGSPVRAVASGVVVVADARAMIRERSAKNVKVTRVVKRKRVTRWVTRYRTTTRWRTGWGNYVVIRHTLPDGQIVHSLYGHLKSGSIRVRGGDAVAAGQVIAQVGNTGRASSPHLHLEIRSAEPAPSAGDDFDPEEAENATVQDRTFALLATVDPVAFLEHHVRRFEDLDPRGWETRYALAACRDGILAGEGSRFEPDDAITRGDFCRALASLFGAAGTAVLKAEGPERSDDALTRSEALELLLRCLDISAARGQNLASFERQELSSDFNRVFAGGEAAERADRQARAAALAETAARRKAAEAEYARALRAAKAMHGRSHRRVKRAVVVPVAPAARLDPGVEALARSDHRLTRAESCLLLASAFRLGHERASALEQAAARVTATSSSEASSR
- a CDS encoding aminotransferase class III-fold pyridoxal phosphate-dependent enzyme, encoding MSTRRHPRTPHPPRPKLVRAEGMRVWDSEGRRYLDATSGAFCMQLGYTRPDLSAAMAEAASSLPHARPSLFDSEPASRYREELLRAAGPPFTRVLLATSGSEAVEIAIKVAWWWQRERGAADRRAILSLSGHYHGSTLAALDATGWPARRSPYQPWLPERAFGPAAHCARCFRGLSYPSCGLACAETALEEAETAAALLAETVPAAGLAAAVPPKGWLARIRARCDEAGALWIADEVLTGFGRTGALFAWSRLAERDGVDAAPDLVAFGKG